Proteins from one Telopea speciosissima isolate NSW1024214 ecotype Mountain lineage chromosome 1, Tspe_v1, whole genome shotgun sequence genomic window:
- the LOC122648827 gene encoding uncharacterized protein LOC122648827 isoform X17 yields MSSGSTNEASSEILDLNSEAVPLVEEEVSVVRVAESTVAITLSVDENLVEQALDTQSPAQGTNPEGETAEAGVSGEGRNLLETFAQGSDVCDGSTGAHGVRGSSEEEESADVCLIKESSERVTKKSVDAGGDGKFGGQPDVALTLKLGASDTEGLTDRVEVTEAESSMTITELTFEEIHVASGERAVELENSEVLNSKGDVPEPMDLDEKPYFPEKNQGVEVEGVGGGTEANDVRDTDPSVSLSSPSNCVHNTTLNIGNSDVNPSQDGIQELVAQIAKTPSDQVIRDQSMDLHLTEANADEGAAVTVDTNLATEAIDESKDAVLDKNQEADVQIAGACGYHQGDQRMGSPSPELGASPLVDNQSMGFDVEAIAVGGCNKLDENLTQSQSQSQPIASDSDAVNSVVDLGSCHSTDFEKKVVEEVLNEDERMEVKEIEADATHPGADENLKTVREVLKEDGGIAAKEMGDDVSNPGTDGNQKTVDEVFEEEEGSRVKEMLDDVNCRDRDGDQNTADEVFKDDEGTGVKEIADDVTHLDKDVDKMTADKVDWEAEGTKVREVGDGVTCLGTDGNLKAVDEIFRKDEGTEVKDGNQMILDDALREGEETEAKEIGTDVTHPSSDGDQRNVGEVVKEDEGPRVKEREDDAKCSVSDCLDENLTKNVSRVDSHVNQMLETSEQVTTTLNPGTASVNDNRVFYGLPTEEGDFSVSDLVWGKVKSHPWWPGQIFDPSDASEQAMKYRKKDSLLVAYFGDRTFAWNEASLLKPFRANFSQMEKQTNLESFRKAVDCALDEIARRVELGLACSCTFEEVYAKTGSQMIENPGIREESSRRKGMDESISVSSFEPEMLVEYIRELALFPYGGVDRLELVIAQVQLLAVHRSRGYSCLPTFQLCGSLVENEADSLILAESKHSKAIVDDSAAISENKDQVLSGKVKFKSRDGSFRKRKHTSEDGGHPIKKERSLSELMAGKKVFSSDDGNESVDGKPVSSLLGKKRKAGDSIPDDSVIQNRKRSISLSGAADADSAQPKRSFKVGESICRVASQLTGSSPILKCSGERLRKVAVKVDQNRESSTWDGDAASPRTPEQRRKIVLPTEHSSPEEMLSQLCLAARDPIKGYSFLTTIISFFSEFRNFVCLDHASSWKHKMSSEKVGGKKKKPPNSNMDSTESYSFEDMQDSYWTDRIVQIGPEEQPLDKSQKKRGRPRKKIFMLTNGADDSHQCSPALDIEQQNPYHNAEQPVEISVGSLDANSKDPNSPAALILSFPESDADSIPSEKNLNIIFRHFGPLKESETEVLKTTNCARVVFKRHTDAEVALSSAGKFSIFGPVHVSYRLMYWPPTSAKAPSFAATQLIEYVAPQGIEDVESQGIEDMAPQLIVDVAPQGIEDMAPQSIEDMAPEGIDDMAPQGIEDMASRGIEDVAPQGIEDGASEGIEDMVPAGGNEDMAPQGIEDMAPVRGSTS; encoded by the exons ATGTCGTCTGGCTCCACGAACGAGGCCTCCTCCGAGATCCTCGACTTGAATTCCGAAGCCGTTCCACTCGTCGAGGAGGAAGTTTCTGTGGTAAGGGTTGCAGAATCCACAGTTGCTATCACACTGTCTGTAGATGAAAACCTAGTGGAGCAGGCCTTGGACACTCAGAGCCCTGCTCAGGGTACTAATCCCGAAGGTGAAACAGCCGAGGCTGGGGTATCTGGTGAAGGACGGAATTTGCTTGAAACATTTGCCCAAGGTTCTGATGTTTGTGACGGCAGCACTGGTGCTCATGGGGTCCGTGGAAgttctgaagaagaagaatctgctGATGTTTGTTTGATCAAAGAGAGTTCAGAAAGAGTGACCAAGAAATCTGTAGATGCGGGTGGTGATGGGAAATTTGGAGGTCAACCTGACGTGGCGCTAACGCTGAAACTTGGTGCTTCTGATACCGAAGGACTGACAGACAGGGTTGAAGTTACCGAAGCTGAAAGTTCTATGACGATCACCGAGTTGACTTTCGAGGAAATCCACGTTGCTTCTGGGGAGAGAGCTGTTGAATTGGAAAATTCGGAGGTTTTAAATTCCAAAGGAGATGTACCGGAGCCGATGGATTTGGATGAGAAGCCATATTTTCCGGAGAAAAATCAAGGCGTGGAGGTCGAGGGGGTGGGAGGAGGCACTGAAGCTAATGATGTCAGAGATACGGATCCTTCTGTAAGTCTTAGTTCTCCTTCAAATTGCGTTCATAATACCACTTTAAACATAGGTAATAGTGACGTGAATCCTTCTCAAGATGGGATACAAGAGCTAGTTGCCCAGATAGCTAAAACACCTTCTGATCAGGTAATTAGGGATCAGAGCATGGATTTACACCTCACCGAGGCAAATGCAGACGAGGGGGCTGCTGTTACAGTAGATACAAACCTGGCTACCGAGGCCATTGATGAATCCAAAGATGCAGTGCTGGACAAGAATCAGGAGGCAGATGTTCAAATTGCAGGCGCTTGTGGTTATCATCAAGGGGACCAAAGGATGGGCTCGCCTTCTCCTGAGCTTGGTGCTTCTCCGTTagtggataaccaatccatgggCTTTGACGTTGAAGCCATTGCAGTAGGTGGGTGCAATAAGCTGGATGAGAATCTAactcaatctcaatctcaatctcagcCTATTGCCAGTGATTCTGATGCGGTTAATTCAGTTGTAGATTTGGGTAGCTGTCATAGCACAGATTTTGAAAAGAAGGTTGTAGAGGAGGTTTTGAATGAAGATGAACGAATGGAGGTAAAAGAGATTGAGGCTGATGCTACTCATCCTGGTGCTGATGAAAACCTGAAGACTGTACGTGAG GTTTTGAAGGAAGATGGAGGGATTGCTGCTAAAGAGATGGGAGACGATGTTAGTAATCCTGGGACAGATGGAAACCAGAAGACTGTTGATGAGGTTtttgaggaggaggaaggaagtaGGGTTAAAGAGATGCTAGATGATGTTAACTGTCGGGACAGAGATGGAGACCAGAATACTGCTGATGAAGTTTTCAAAGACGATGAAGGAACTGGGGTTAAAGAGATCGCAGACGATGTCACACATCTGGACAAAGACGTAGACAAGATGACTGCTGATAAGGTTGACTGGGAAGCTGAAGGAACTAAGGTTAGAGAGGTGGGGGATGGTGTTACCTGTCTGGGCACAGATGGAAACCTGAAGGCTGTTGATGAGATTTTCCGGAAAGATGAAGGGACAGAGGTTAAGGATGGGAACCAGATGATCCTCGATGATGCTTTGAGGGAGGGTGAAGAAACTGAGGCTAAAGAGATCGGTACTGATGTCACTCATCCAAGCAGTGATGGAGACCAGAGGAATGTAGGAGAGGTTGTGAAGGAAGATGAAGGACCCAGggttaaagagagagaagatgatgCTAAATGTTCTGTCTCTGACTGCTTAGATGAGAACTTAACAAAAAATGTCAGTAGGGTTGATTCACATGTAAACCAAATGCTAGAAACGTCAGAACAGGTTACAACTACTTTGAATCCTGGAACTGCATCTGTAAATGATAATCGGGTTTTTTATGGCCTGCCAACAGAAGAAGGtgatttttctgtttctgatcTAGTCTGGGGTAAGGTGAAGAGTCATCCCTGGTGGCCTGGGCAGATATTCGATCCTTCGGATGCATCAGAGCAGGCAATGAAATACCGTAAGAAGGACAGCCTTTTGGTTGCATATTTTGGGGATAGAACATTTGCTTGGAATGAAGCATCATTGCTAAAGCCCTTTAGGGCTAATTTCTCACAGATGGAGAAGCAGACTAATCTGGAGTCATTTCGTAAAGCTGTCGATTGTGCATTGGATGAAATTGCGAGACGAGTAGAGCTGGGGCTGGCCTGCTCATGCACATTCGAAGAAGTCTATGCAAAGACTGGATCCCAAATGATTGAGAACCCTGGGATCCGGGAAGAATCAAGTAGGAGAAAGGGCATGGACGAATCCATCAGTGTAAGTTCTTTTGAACCAGAGATGCTTGTTGAGTATATCAGAGAATTAGCACTGTTTCCATATGGTGGAGTTGATAGGCTGGAACTTGTCATAGCTCAGGTGCAATTATTGGCTGTCCATCGTTCAAGGGGGTACTCTTGTTTGCCAACGTTCCAGTTGTGTGGCAGTTTGGTGGAGAATGAAGCTGACAGTTTAATCTTGGCAGAAAGCAAGCATTCAAAAGCAATTGTTGATGATTCTGCAGCTATATCTGAGAATAAAGATCAAGTACTATCTGGGAAAGTTAAATTTAAGAGTCGGGATGGCTCTTTCCGTAAGCGTAAACACACCTCAGAGGATGGTGGACATcctatcaaaaaagaaagaagcttGTCAGAGTTGATGGCTGGGAAAAAGGTTTTCTCATCTGATGATGGAAATGAGTCTGTTGATGGGAAGCCAGTTTCATCGTTGTTGGGAAAAAAGCGTAAAGCTGGTGATTCCATTCCTGATGATTCAGTGattcaaaataggaaaagaagtaTTTCCTTATCAGGAGCTGCTGATGCTGACTCTGCTCAGCCCAAGCGATCTTTCAAAGTTGGTGAATCCATTTGTAGAGTTGCAAGCCAACTGactggatcctctccaatccTTAAGTGTAGCGGTGAACGGCTCCGTAAAGTTGCAGTTAAGGTGGATCAGAACAGAGAAAGTTCTACTTGGGATGGTGATGCTGCATCTCCTAGAACTCCTGAACAAAGGAGAAAGATAGTCCTTCCAACAGAGCACTCGTCCCCAGAAGAGATGCTGTCCCAACTTTGCTTGGCTGCACGGGACCCAATAAAAGGCTATAGTTTCCTGACTACCATAATTAGTTTCTTCTCTGAATTCAGAAATTTTGTCTGCCTTGATCATGCAAGTTCTTGGAAGCACAAAATGTCTTCAGAGAAAGTAGgtggtaaaaagaaaaaaccaccCAACTCTAACATGGACTCCACTGAATCGTATAGTTTTGAGGATATGCAAGATTCTTACTGGACTGACAGGATTGTCCAAATCGGCCCTGAAGAACAACCATTGGACAAATCccagaagaaaagaggaaggcCTAGGAAAAAGATTTTTATGCTGACCAATGGAGCTGATGATTCTCATCAGTGCAGTCCTGCATTGGATATTGAGCAGCAAAATCCTTATCACAATGCTGAACAGCCAGTAGAAATTTCAGTGGGCAGTTTGGATGCAAATTCCAAGGACCCCAATTCACCAGCGGCACTAATATTGAGCTTCCCGGAGTCTGATGCAGATTCTATTCCTTCAGAAAAGAATCTGAATATAATATTTAGACACTTTGGGCCTTTGAAGGAATCTGAAACAGAAGTGCTGAAAACGACTAACTGTGCTAGAGTGGTGTTCAAGAGGCATACTGATGCAGAGGTAGCTCTCAGTAGTGCGGGGAAATTCAGCATTTTTGGACCAGTGCATGTCAGCTACAGGTTGATGTATTGGCCACCAACATCAGCTAAGGCTCCATCCTTTGCTGCAACACAACTCATAGAATATGTGGCACCACAAGGCATAGAAGATGTGGAATCACAAGGCATAGAGGATATGGCACCACAACTCATAGTAGATGTGGCACCACAAGGCATAGAAGATATGGCACCACAAAGCATAGAAGATATGGCACCAGAAG GCATAGATGATATGGCACCACAAGGCATAGAGGATATGGCGTCACGAGGCATAGAAGATGTGGCACCACAAGGCATAGAAGATGGGGCATCAGAAGGCATAGAAGATATGGTACCTGCGGGAGGCAACGAAGATATGGCACCACAAGGCATAGAAGATATGGCACCTGTGAGAGGCAGCACATCTTGA
- the LOC122648827 gene encoding uncharacterized protein LOC122648827 isoform X23, producing the protein MSSGSTNEASSEILDLNSEAVPLVEEEVSVVRVAESTVAITLSVDENLVEQALDTQSPAQGTNPEGETAEAGVSGEGRNLLETFAQGSDVCDGSTGAHGVRGSSEEEESADVCLIKESSERVTKKSVDAGGDGKFGGQPDVALTLKLGASDTEGLTDRVEVTEAESSMTITELTFEEIHVASGERAVELENSEVLNSKGDVPEPMDLDEKPYFPEKNQGVEVEGVGGGTEANDVRDTDPSVSLSSPSNCVHNTTLNIGNSDVNPSQDGIQELVAQIAKTPSDQVIRDQSMDLHLTEANADEGAAVTVDTNLATEAIDESKDAVLDKNQEADVQIAGACGYHQGDQRMGSPSPELGASPLVDNQSMGFDVEAIAVGGCNKLDENLTQSQSQSQPIASDSDAVNSVVDLGSCHSTDFEKKVVEEVLNEDERMEVKEIEADATHPGADENLKTVREVLKEDGGIAAKEMGDDVSNPGTDGNQKTVDEVFEEEEGSRVKEMLDDVNCRDRDGDQNTADEVFKDDEGTGVKEIADDVTHLDKDVDKMTADKVDWEAEGTKVREVGDGVTCLGTDGNLKAVDEIFRKDEGTEVKDGNQMILDDALREGEETEAKEIGTDVTHPSSDGDQRNVGEVVKEDEGPRVKEREDDAKCSVSDCLDENLTKNVSRVDSHVNQMLETSEQVTTTLNPGTASVNDNRVFYGLPTEEGDFSVSDLVWGKVKSHPWWPGQIFDPSDASEQAMKYRKKDSLLVAYFGDRTFAWNEASLLKPFRANFSQMEKQTNLESFRKAVDCALDEIARRVELGLACSCTFEEVYAKTGSQMIENPGIREESSRRKGMDESISVSSFEPEMLVEYIRELALFPYGGVDRLELVIAQVQLLAVHRSRGYSCLPTFQLCGSLVENEADSLILAESKHSKAIVDDSAAISENKDQVLSGKVKFKSRDGSFRKRKHTSEDGGHPIKKERSLSELMAGKKVFSSDDGNESVDGKPVSSLLGKKRKAGDSIPDDSVIQNRKRSISLSGAADADSAQPKRSFKVGESICRVASQLTGSSPILKCSGERLRKVAVKVDQNRESSTWDGDAASPRTPEQRRKIVLPTEHSSPEEMLSQLCLAARDPIKGYSFLTTIISFFSEFRNFVCLDHASSWKHKMSSEKVGGKKKKPPNSNMDSTESYSFEDMQDSYWTDRIVQIGPEEQPLDKSQKKRGRPRKKIFMLTNGADDSHQCSPALDIEQQNPYHNAEQPVEISVGSLDANSKDPNSPAALILSFPESDADSIPSEKNLNIIFRHFGPLKESETEVLKTTNCARVVFKRHTDAEVALSSAGKFSIFGPVHVSYRLMYWPPTSAKAPSFAATQLIEYVAPQGIEDVESQGIEDMAPQLIVDVAPQGIEDMAPQSIEDMAPEEGIEDMVPAGGNEDMAPQGIEDMAPVRGSTS; encoded by the exons ATGTCGTCTGGCTCCACGAACGAGGCCTCCTCCGAGATCCTCGACTTGAATTCCGAAGCCGTTCCACTCGTCGAGGAGGAAGTTTCTGTGGTAAGGGTTGCAGAATCCACAGTTGCTATCACACTGTCTGTAGATGAAAACCTAGTGGAGCAGGCCTTGGACACTCAGAGCCCTGCTCAGGGTACTAATCCCGAAGGTGAAACAGCCGAGGCTGGGGTATCTGGTGAAGGACGGAATTTGCTTGAAACATTTGCCCAAGGTTCTGATGTTTGTGACGGCAGCACTGGTGCTCATGGGGTCCGTGGAAgttctgaagaagaagaatctgctGATGTTTGTTTGATCAAAGAGAGTTCAGAAAGAGTGACCAAGAAATCTGTAGATGCGGGTGGTGATGGGAAATTTGGAGGTCAACCTGACGTGGCGCTAACGCTGAAACTTGGTGCTTCTGATACCGAAGGACTGACAGACAGGGTTGAAGTTACCGAAGCTGAAAGTTCTATGACGATCACCGAGTTGACTTTCGAGGAAATCCACGTTGCTTCTGGGGAGAGAGCTGTTGAATTGGAAAATTCGGAGGTTTTAAATTCCAAAGGAGATGTACCGGAGCCGATGGATTTGGATGAGAAGCCATATTTTCCGGAGAAAAATCAAGGCGTGGAGGTCGAGGGGGTGGGAGGAGGCACTGAAGCTAATGATGTCAGAGATACGGATCCTTCTGTAAGTCTTAGTTCTCCTTCAAATTGCGTTCATAATACCACTTTAAACATAGGTAATAGTGACGTGAATCCTTCTCAAGATGGGATACAAGAGCTAGTTGCCCAGATAGCTAAAACACCTTCTGATCAGGTAATTAGGGATCAGAGCATGGATTTACACCTCACCGAGGCAAATGCAGACGAGGGGGCTGCTGTTACAGTAGATACAAACCTGGCTACCGAGGCCATTGATGAATCCAAAGATGCAGTGCTGGACAAGAATCAGGAGGCAGATGTTCAAATTGCAGGCGCTTGTGGTTATCATCAAGGGGACCAAAGGATGGGCTCGCCTTCTCCTGAGCTTGGTGCTTCTCCGTTagtggataaccaatccatgggCTTTGACGTTGAAGCCATTGCAGTAGGTGGGTGCAATAAGCTGGATGAGAATCTAactcaatctcaatctcaatctcagcCTATTGCCAGTGATTCTGATGCGGTTAATTCAGTTGTAGATTTGGGTAGCTGTCATAGCACAGATTTTGAAAAGAAGGTTGTAGAGGAGGTTTTGAATGAAGATGAACGAATGGAGGTAAAAGAGATTGAGGCTGATGCTACTCATCCTGGTGCTGATGAAAACCTGAAGACTGTACGTGAG GTTTTGAAGGAAGATGGAGGGATTGCTGCTAAAGAGATGGGAGACGATGTTAGTAATCCTGGGACAGATGGAAACCAGAAGACTGTTGATGAGGTTtttgaggaggaggaaggaagtaGGGTTAAAGAGATGCTAGATGATGTTAACTGTCGGGACAGAGATGGAGACCAGAATACTGCTGATGAAGTTTTCAAAGACGATGAAGGAACTGGGGTTAAAGAGATCGCAGACGATGTCACACATCTGGACAAAGACGTAGACAAGATGACTGCTGATAAGGTTGACTGGGAAGCTGAAGGAACTAAGGTTAGAGAGGTGGGGGATGGTGTTACCTGTCTGGGCACAGATGGAAACCTGAAGGCTGTTGATGAGATTTTCCGGAAAGATGAAGGGACAGAGGTTAAGGATGGGAACCAGATGATCCTCGATGATGCTTTGAGGGAGGGTGAAGAAACTGAGGCTAAAGAGATCGGTACTGATGTCACTCATCCAAGCAGTGATGGAGACCAGAGGAATGTAGGAGAGGTTGTGAAGGAAGATGAAGGACCCAGggttaaagagagagaagatgatgCTAAATGTTCTGTCTCTGACTGCTTAGATGAGAACTTAACAAAAAATGTCAGTAGGGTTGATTCACATGTAAACCAAATGCTAGAAACGTCAGAACAGGTTACAACTACTTTGAATCCTGGAACTGCATCTGTAAATGATAATCGGGTTTTTTATGGCCTGCCAACAGAAGAAGGtgatttttctgtttctgatcTAGTCTGGGGTAAGGTGAAGAGTCATCCCTGGTGGCCTGGGCAGATATTCGATCCTTCGGATGCATCAGAGCAGGCAATGAAATACCGTAAGAAGGACAGCCTTTTGGTTGCATATTTTGGGGATAGAACATTTGCTTGGAATGAAGCATCATTGCTAAAGCCCTTTAGGGCTAATTTCTCACAGATGGAGAAGCAGACTAATCTGGAGTCATTTCGTAAAGCTGTCGATTGTGCATTGGATGAAATTGCGAGACGAGTAGAGCTGGGGCTGGCCTGCTCATGCACATTCGAAGAAGTCTATGCAAAGACTGGATCCCAAATGATTGAGAACCCTGGGATCCGGGAAGAATCAAGTAGGAGAAAGGGCATGGACGAATCCATCAGTGTAAGTTCTTTTGAACCAGAGATGCTTGTTGAGTATATCAGAGAATTAGCACTGTTTCCATATGGTGGAGTTGATAGGCTGGAACTTGTCATAGCTCAGGTGCAATTATTGGCTGTCCATCGTTCAAGGGGGTACTCTTGTTTGCCAACGTTCCAGTTGTGTGGCAGTTTGGTGGAGAATGAAGCTGACAGTTTAATCTTGGCAGAAAGCAAGCATTCAAAAGCAATTGTTGATGATTCTGCAGCTATATCTGAGAATAAAGATCAAGTACTATCTGGGAAAGTTAAATTTAAGAGTCGGGATGGCTCTTTCCGTAAGCGTAAACACACCTCAGAGGATGGTGGACATcctatcaaaaaagaaagaagcttGTCAGAGTTGATGGCTGGGAAAAAGGTTTTCTCATCTGATGATGGAAATGAGTCTGTTGATGGGAAGCCAGTTTCATCGTTGTTGGGAAAAAAGCGTAAAGCTGGTGATTCCATTCCTGATGATTCAGTGattcaaaataggaaaagaagtaTTTCCTTATCAGGAGCTGCTGATGCTGACTCTGCTCAGCCCAAGCGATCTTTCAAAGTTGGTGAATCCATTTGTAGAGTTGCAAGCCAACTGactggatcctctccaatccTTAAGTGTAGCGGTGAACGGCTCCGTAAAGTTGCAGTTAAGGTGGATCAGAACAGAGAAAGTTCTACTTGGGATGGTGATGCTGCATCTCCTAGAACTCCTGAACAAAGGAGAAAGATAGTCCTTCCAACAGAGCACTCGTCCCCAGAAGAGATGCTGTCCCAACTTTGCTTGGCTGCACGGGACCCAATAAAAGGCTATAGTTTCCTGACTACCATAATTAGTTTCTTCTCTGAATTCAGAAATTTTGTCTGCCTTGATCATGCAAGTTCTTGGAAGCACAAAATGTCTTCAGAGAAAGTAGgtggtaaaaagaaaaaaccaccCAACTCTAACATGGACTCCACTGAATCGTATAGTTTTGAGGATATGCAAGATTCTTACTGGACTGACAGGATTGTCCAAATCGGCCCTGAAGAACAACCATTGGACAAATCccagaagaaaagaggaaggcCTAGGAAAAAGATTTTTATGCTGACCAATGGAGCTGATGATTCTCATCAGTGCAGTCCTGCATTGGATATTGAGCAGCAAAATCCTTATCACAATGCTGAACAGCCAGTAGAAATTTCAGTGGGCAGTTTGGATGCAAATTCCAAGGACCCCAATTCACCAGCGGCACTAATATTGAGCTTCCCGGAGTCTGATGCAGATTCTATTCCTTCAGAAAAGAATCTGAATATAATATTTAGACACTTTGGGCCTTTGAAGGAATCTGAAACAGAAGTGCTGAAAACGACTAACTGTGCTAGAGTGGTGTTCAAGAGGCATACTGATGCAGAGGTAGCTCTCAGTAGTGCGGGGAAATTCAGCATTTTTGGACCAGTGCATGTCAGCTACAGGTTGATGTATTGGCCACCAACATCAGCTAAGGCTCCATCCTTTGCTGCAACACAACTCATAGAATATGTGGCACCACAAGGCATAGAAGATGTGGAATCACAAGGCATAGAGGATATGGCACCACAACTCATAGTAGATGTGGCACCACAAGGCATAGAAGATATGGCACCACAAAGCATAGAAGATATGGCACCAGAAG AAGGCATAGAAGATATGGTACCTGCGGGAGGCAACGAAGATATGGCACCACAAGGCATAGAAGATATGGCACCTGTGAGAGGCAGCACATCTTGA